The genomic DNA AATGGATATATTAAAAATGGAGAGGTTTTACTTAAATCAAGTGATTTGGTTAAGAAGTCTGAAAAAGAGATGGAAGATATAAGAGGAAAGAATATATCAATGATATTTCAAGACCCTATGACATCTCTCAATCCAACTATATCAATAGGAAAGCAAATTGCAGAAGCTGTAATCATTCATCAAGGTATAAGTAAAAGTGAAGCAAAAAAGAGAGCCATAGAGCTTATTGAATTGGTTGGAATTGATAATCCTGAGAAAAGATTTAAACAATTTCCACATCATTTTTCAGGTGGAATGAGACAACGTATAGTAATAGCTATAGCACTTGCCTGTAATCCAGATGTATTGATTGCTGATGAACCTACAACTGCTTTAGATGTAACTATACAAGCTCAAATAATTGATTTAATAAAGGATTTACAACATAAAATAGGTTTGTCAATAATATTTATAACTCATGATTTAGGAGTAGTTGCAACTATAGCTGATAGAATAGCAGTTATGTATGCAGGAAAGATTGTAGAA from Clostridioides difficile ATCC 9689 = DSM 1296 includes the following:
- a CDS encoding ABC transporter ATP-binding protein — encoded protein: MEHLLEVNNLSVSFKVEEGEVQAVRNVSFNLKKGETLAIVGESGCGKSVLCKSLMRILPYNGYIKNGEVLLKSSDLVKKSEKEMEDIRGKNISMIFQDPMTSLNPTISIGKQIAEAVIIHQGISKSEAKKRAIELIELVGIDNPEKRFKQFPHHFSGGMRQRIVIAIALACNPDVLIADEPTTALDVTIQAQIIDLIKDLQHKIGLSIIFITHDLGVVATIADRIAVMYAGKIVEIGTVEDIFYDPRHPYTWGLLGSLPTLDSQDDYLYNIPGMPPNLLNPPKGDAFAIRNKNALKIDYEKEPPMFKINDTHSAATWLLHPDAPEVDVPVRVNCGRVISNE